One window from the genome of Xenorhabdus bovienii SS-2004 encodes:
- a CDS encoding glycosyltransferase family 2 protein encodes MNSLVSIIMPTYNSSKYIEDSINSILKQTYKHWELIITDDHSNDNTFDIISKYSLIYPQIKIFKHEKNLGAGAARNNSIEHSSGRFIAFLDSDDLWHPNKLEKQISFMLKKECALSYSYYQKINEDGQLKGIIKAPKFTNSKKLLFTNVIGCLTAIYDTQKVGKLYMPLIRRRQDMALWLKIMNISGNAYGIPEILAYYRVSKNSLSGNKYNAAKSQWHLYRNILTLGFVKSSIYFISYAFFGLIKKFK; translated from the coding sequence ATGAATAGTCTAGTTTCAATTATAATGCCCACTTATAACTCATCAAAGTATATTGAAGATAGTATTAACTCAATCCTAAAGCAAACATATAAACACTGGGAGCTTATTATTACTGATGATCATTCAAATGATAATACTTTTGATATAATATCTAAATACTCTCTAATATATCCTCAAATAAAAATTTTTAAACATGAAAAAAATCTTGGTGCAGGGGCTGCTAGAAATAACAGTATAGAACACTCTAGTGGGAGATTTATAGCTTTTCTAGATAGCGATGATCTATGGCATCCTAATAAATTAGAAAAACAAATTTCCTTTATGCTTAAAAAAGAATGTGCTCTTTCTTATAGTTACTATCAAAAAATAAATGAAGATGGACAATTAAAAGGAATTATAAAGGCTCCCAAATTTACTAACAGCAAAAAATTATTATTCACGAATGTTATTGGATGCCTAACTGCTATCTATGACACTCAAAAAGTTGGAAAGTTATACATGCCGCTGATAAGAAGAAGACAAGATATGGCTCTTTGGTTAAAGATAATGAATATTTCAGGCAATGCCTATGGCATTCCAGAAATTTTAGCTTACTATCGAGTTTCAAAAAATAGCTTATCTGGAAATAAGTATAATGCAGCTAAATCTCAATGGCATTTATATAGAAATATATTAACTCTAGGTTTTGTTAAATCATCCATTTATTTCATTTCATACGCTTTTTTTGGTTTAATTAAAAAATTTAAATAG